The Streptococcaceae bacterium ESL0729 genome has a segment encoding these proteins:
- a CDS encoding restriction endonuclease subunit S, with product MDDKKQAPGLRFRGFEGEWEEKKLGDIVKRISTGRSSFRNGIEKSEENRYPVLGSTSIISYDRNYDYSGKFILIARVGANTGSLYRYSGNVKISDNTIYMESDNLDFRYYGLQKSKLKQKSFGSGQPLIKASELKSLNISNPSNFEQEKIGAFFAQLDKLIALHVKKLANLKEMKKGYLQQMFPAPGQKIPQLRFQGFEGEWEEKRLGDLVCFSKGKGYTKKDLKISGTPIILYGRLYTDYTTTIFSNKLETYVELKKGSIISEGREVVIPSSGESSEDIARASEVRDKGIILGGDLNILKPNNLLDSTFLALNLSNGSSQKELTKKAQGKTVVHLHNSDLSTLNISFPSYIEQEKIGTFFADFDKNINLTEKKLEQLKTLKKGFLQQMFI from the coding sequence ATGGACGACAAAAAACAAGCACCAGGACTTAGATTTAGGGGATTTGAAGGGGAGTGGGAGGAGAAGAAGTTAGGGGATATTGTAAAACGTATAAGTACTGGAAGAAGTTCTTTCAGGAATGGAATTGAAAAATCAGAGGAAAATAGATATCCTGTTTTAGGTTCTACGTCAATTATTTCGTATGATAGAAATTATGATTATTCTGGAAAATTTATACTTATTGCTCGTGTAGGAGCAAATACAGGTTCATTGTACCGATACAGTGGTAATGTTAAAATAAGTGATAATACAATTTATATGGAATCGGATAACTTGGATTTTAGATACTATGGTCTTCAAAAATCTAAGTTGAAACAAAAATCTTTCGGGAGTGGTCAACCTCTAATAAAGGCTAGTGAATTAAAAAGTTTAAATATTTCAAATCCATCAAACTTTGAACAAGAAAAAATCGGTGCCTTCTTTGCTCAGCTTGATAAATTAATTGCCTTGCACGTTAAGAAGTTGGCTAACCTTAAAGAAATGAAAAAAGGCTACCTCCAACAAATGTTCCCAGCTCCAGGACAAAAAATCCCACAACTCAGGTTCCAAGGATTTGAAGGAGAGTGGGAGGAGAAGAGGTTGGGTGATTTAGTCTGTTTTTCAAAGGGCAAAGGTTATACCAAGAAGGATTTAAAAATTTCTGGAACTCCTATTATTTTGTATGGTAGATTATATACAGACTATACAACTACCATATTTTCTAACAAGCTTGAGACATATGTTGAGTTGAAGAAAGGTTCAATAATAAGTGAAGGTAGAGAGGTTGTTATACCATCATCAGGAGAAAGCTCTGAGGATATTGCTCGTGCATCTGAAGTTAGAGATAAAGGAATTATTTTAGGTGGTGATTTAAATATTTTGAAACCAAATAATTTATTGGATTCAACCTTTCTCGCCCTTAATCTTTCGAATGGTTCATCTCAAAAAGAACTTACTAAAAAGGCACAAGGTAAAACCGTTGTCCATTTACATAATTCTGATTTAAGTACATTAAATATTAGCTTTCCAAGTTATATTGAACAAGAAAAAATCGGAACTTTCTTTGCAGATTTTGATAAAAATATCAATCTAACAGAGAAAAAACTTGAACAGCTCAAAACCCTTAAAAAGGGATTTTTACAGCAGATGTTTATCTAA
- a CDS encoding linear amide C-N hydrolase, with protein sequence MCTGIGIKSVEGQVFFGRTMDLSLDIFEASPQNPIPSGIIKLPRGTRIKSQLKDWTAKYSIMGLGALDSFDLYDGVNECGLAGNNQIFDDALRGERESIENQGLTPFIGEEFVTYILSKFSSVKEIRQVYQNYALVNMPFELCGQKVMYPLHYSFIDPSGDMIVLEPTKEGRLKLFTGLGVVTNSPSYDKHARLIKLVKKDGKFSHDRLLLKTETRKKDICSCEETTSVGRFKRAYGLVAGLDDFEAKDGIRKLSRLLQFLRLPLNPDKEEGVFKEANTVYWVAYDLAKRTLYLKTNKNSTLKKRQLDIHQKEISYESCLEEES encoded by the coding sequence ATGTGTACAGGGATTGGGATTAAATCAGTGGAGGGGCAAGTCTTCTTTGGGCGAACCATGGACCTTAGCCTAGATATCTTTGAAGCTAGTCCTCAAAATCCCATTCCCTCTGGCATTATAAAGCTTCCAAGGGGAACAAGGATTAAAAGTCAGCTCAAGGACTGGACGGCCAAATACAGCATCATGGGGCTTGGAGCTCTTGACTCCTTTGACCTTTATGACGGTGTAAATGAATGCGGACTTGCTGGTAACAATCAAATCTTTGACGACGCCCTAAGAGGAGAGCGTGAAAGTATTGAAAACCAGGGGCTTACTCCCTTTATTGGTGAAGAATTTGTCACCTATATCCTTAGTAAATTCTCATCGGTAAAAGAAATCAGGCAAGTTTATCAAAATTATGCCCTCGTTAATATGCCCTTTGAACTTTGTGGTCAAAAGGTTATGTATCCCCTTCATTATAGCTTTATTGACCCAAGTGGTGACATGATTGTTCTTGAGCCGACAAAAGAGGGCAGGCTTAAGCTCTTTACAGGGCTTGGCGTTGTGACCAACAGTCCCAGCTATGATAAGCATGCCAGGCTGATTAAGCTTGTTAAGAAGGACGGGAAATTTAGCCATGATCGGCTTCTTCTTAAGACTGAGACTAGGAAAAAGGATATTTGTAGCTGTGAGGAGACCACATCTGTCGGGCGTTTTAAAAGGGCCTATGGGTTAGTGGCAGGCCTAGATGATTTTGAGGCCAAAGATGGGATTAGAAAGCTTAGTCGGCTCCTTCAATTCTTGCGGCTTCCGCTAAATCCTGACAAGGAGGAGGGGGTCTTTAAGGAGGCTAATACTGTCTACTGGGTGGCTTATGATTTGGCCAAGCGTACCCTCTATCTTAAGACCAATAAAAATTCGACCCTTAAAAAAAGGCAGCTTGATATTCATCAAAAGGAAATTTCCTATGAAAGTTGCTTGGAGGAAGAGAGTTAA
- a CDS encoding ketopantoate reductase family protein: MKYAVVGAGAMGLRYGLLLQDVGLEVDFVEPTKESLERIKKQGSKVYRSIDHEDRRLIPVNIYSPEDYEGNPDIWIFFMKQMQLEDTLKRLAPKFKESQTALGAMNGMGHLEKLQKYFSDDRIIGGTAMIATILNDFGDVDFIGSCASVYANLCEEPTATLDQVLRDFKKAGLEPQYSDNLMGTVLTKLTFNSVENSIATMFQARLGQLIQYDDFLEDIARPLVEEAYAAAHAAGIELIESPARMIKSMDLVSRVKSPDHFPSMYQDFVKGRPTEVDYINGYLVDLAESHGLTAPTHKFVTHLVHLSEKLRDFNPPVNKLAR, translated from the coding sequence ATGAAATATGCAGTTGTTGGGGCTGGAGCCATGGGCTTACGTTACGGGCTTTTACTACAAGATGTAGGACTTGAAGTGGATTTTGTGGAGCCAACCAAGGAGTCGCTTGAGAGAATAAAAAAGCAGGGTAGTAAGGTCTATAGGTCTATTGACCATGAGGATAGAAGGCTTATTCCAGTTAATATCTACTCACCAGAGGATTATGAGGGAAATCCTGATATTTGGATTTTTTTCATGAAGCAGATGCAGCTTGAAGATACCCTAAAACGCCTGGCCCCAAAATTTAAGGAGAGTCAGACAGCTCTTGGTGCCATGAACGGTATGGGACATTTGGAGAAGCTTCAAAAGTATTTTTCAGATGATCGTATCATTGGAGGGACGGCCATGATTGCGACCATCCTGAATGATTTTGGTGATGTTGACTTTATCGGCTCTTGTGCCTCAGTCTATGCCAACCTTTGCGAGGAGCCAACAGCTACCTTGGATCAAGTCTTAAGGGACTTTAAAAAAGCTGGTTTAGAGCCCCAGTATTCTGATAATCTTATGGGGACTGTCTTGACCAAGCTTACCTTTAATTCAGTTGAAAATTCAATTGCGACCATGTTTCAGGCAAGGCTTGGCCAGCTGATTCAGTATGATGATTTTTTGGAAGATATTGCAAGGCCCTTGGTTGAGGAAGCTTATGCGGCAGCTCATGCAGCAGGAATTGAGCTCATTGAATCCCCTGCTCGGATGATTAAATCAATGGATTTAGTCTCAAGAGTAAAATCACCTGACCATTTTCCTTCCATGTACCAAGATTTTGTCAAAGGTCGGCCAACAGAAGTTGATTATATCAATGGCTACCTGGTCGATTTGGCCGAAAGTCACGGCCTAACGGCTCCCACCCATAAATTTGTTACCCACCTGGTTCATCTGTCAGAAAAACTTAGGGACTTTAACCCACCTGTAAATAAACTTGCTAGATAG
- a CDS encoding SemiSWEET family transporter, which yields MTQKREKFIKYLGIVASIIAVGMYVSYIPQIQMNLSGHKGAPLQPFVAALNCTLWSIYALSGEKKDWPIFVANAPGIIFGFLTFFTAL from the coding sequence ATGACTCAGAAGAGAGAAAAATTTATTAAATATTTAGGTATTGTAGCATCAATCATTGCTGTTGGTATGTACGTGTCATACATCCCACAAATCCAGATGAACCTTTCAGGTCACAAGGGTGCCCCCCTTCAACCATTTGTTGCTGCACTAAACTGCACACTTTGGTCAATCTATGCCCTATCTGGTGAAAAGAAAGACTGGCCAATCTTTGTGGCTAATGCCCCTGGAATCATCTTTGGTTTCCTGACATTCTTTACTGCCCTATAA
- the lspA gene encoding signal peptidase II: MKKILIPLMIVGGVVADQLVKLETVKNIPLGESKSVIKGVFSLTHLQNTGAAWSLMEGKQWFFTLITILALTVGSYFLLKNINKRNGISYTVALILTGALGNFIDRIRLGYVVDMFQVDFINFPIFNLADIFLCIGVVLLYIAIYYDDKKKESQKN; the protein is encoded by the coding sequence ATGAAAAAAATATTAATCCCACTAATGATAGTAGGGGGAGTTGTTGCTGATCAGCTTGTTAAGCTTGAGACGGTAAAAAATATCCCTCTCGGAGAAAGTAAGTCTGTAATTAAGGGTGTTTTTAGTCTGACCCACCTGCAAAATACTGGTGCAGCCTGGTCACTGATGGAAGGTAAGCAGTGGTTTTTTACCCTCATAACCATCCTGGCCCTTACGGTTGGAAGTTATTTTTTATTAAAAAATATAAATAAAAGGAATGGAATTAGCTATACGGTGGCCTTGATTCTTACGGGGGCTTTGGGTAATTTCATTGACCGCATCCGCCTGGGTTATGTTGTTGATATGTTCCAAGTTGATTTTATTAATTTTCCGATTTTTAATCTGGCAGATATTTTCCTATGTATTGGTGTAGTATTACTTTATATAGCCATCTATTATGATGATAAGAAGAAGGAGAGTCAAAAGAATTGA
- a CDS encoding RluA family pseudouridine synthase, with amino-acid sequence MKILVETAGARLDKALADLTEFSRTVTNDLVKAGLVTVNGQVAKAKYKVQAGDVIEFEPPVEEVLEYLPEDLNLDIVYEDDDLAVVNKPQGMVVHPSAGHSSGTMVNGLMHQIKNLSSINGVIRPGIVHRIDKDTSGLLMVAKNDAAHEKLAAQLKDKSSKRRYLALVHGVLPRDRGMIEAPIGRSPKDRKKQAVVAGGKDAVTRFEVLERFDDYSLISLELETGRTHQIRVHMAYIGHPVAGDPLYGPKKTLTPNEGQFLHAQVLGFEHPTSGEWLEFEAPLPEVFEKAVAKLKANQDK; translated from the coding sequence TTGAAAATATTAGTAGAAACTGCGGGAGCTCGTTTAGACAAGGCCCTAGCCGATTTAACAGAGTTCTCAAGAACGGTCACAAATGATCTTGTCAAGGCGGGACTTGTAACTGTTAATGGGCAGGTAGCTAAGGCCAAATACAAGGTTCAAGCAGGGGATGTAATCGAGTTTGAGCCGCCTGTCGAGGAAGTTTTAGAATATCTGCCTGAAGATTTGAATCTTGATATTGTCTATGAAGATGATGATCTGGCAGTAGTCAACAAGCCCCAAGGAATGGTCGTTCACCCGTCAGCAGGACATTCATCAGGAACCATGGTCAATGGACTCATGCATCAGATTAAGAACCTGTCTTCAATCAATGGAGTCATCCGTCCAGGGATTGTCCACAGGATTGACAAGGACACATCTGGTCTTCTCATGGTCGCAAAAAATGATGCAGCCCATGAAAAGCTTGCGGCCCAGCTTAAGGACAAGTCAAGTAAGCGTCGCTATTTAGCTTTGGTTCACGGGGTTTTACCGCGTGACCGAGGCATGATTGAAGCTCCTATTGGTCGTAGTCCTAAAGACCGTAAGAAGCAGGCTGTTGTAGCTGGTGGAAAGGATGCCGTAACTCGCTTTGAAGTCCTTGAACGTTTTGATGACTACAGCTTGATTTCACTGGAGCTTGAAACTGGAAGGACCCATCAAATCAGGGTTCACATGGCCTATATTGGTCACCCTGTAGCAGGAGACCCTTTATATGGGCCTAAGAAGACCCTAACACCAAATGAAGGTCAATTCCTTCATGCCCAAGTGCTTGGTTTTGAACATCCAACAAGTGGCGAATGGCTTGAATTTGAAGCCCCACTACCTGAAGTTTTTGAAAAAGCCGTGGCAAAACTTAAAGCAAACCAAGACAAGTAA